A single window of Deltaproteobacteria bacterium DNA harbors:
- a CDS encoding DUF4331 domain-containing protein — MSAAVAALALLCPPPSYSADHREAPVVNGLPQGDLGDVFIFVDPNNANRLVVAMGVNGFAIPAVRGSYSFSSNFLYQFKFDNNGDFKEDLVIQGLFTGSGAGQTVRVLGPSAPKRTGATNRVLGGAPEVSGGVGQNLGDANATQVFFGLTDDAFNFDAGQFNRILGASQDLFRGVTSPVLGPLRGRPTRDDGTSGVDAFGGINASMLVVSFPKALVRGANATLNFWGTVSRPTDSEAKTPLNGRFVQFERTGLPAISTVFVPQARRDEFNNAIPEEDLAKFGSLIPDALTTTDTDSTGNTIAGRATLLTQLGVTALPGGAPLLLPDSFGNTDKDFLRKALLPDVLRFDMDRPSAALDIGVLGISNGRRPQDDVIDLELRLLRQLADVKFPDGSNVPGSGPRGNRVALDCSTLPSCPDRRVLVVLQGTDFIEADEDIADLSEGGNERDYPNPYVFPFFASAHPFPGSPGTTGFPEQQ; from the coding sequence ATGTCAGCAGCTGTTGCGGCGTTGGCGTTGCTCTGTCCACCGCCATCTTACAGTGCCGATCATCGTGAAGCTCCGGTAGTGAACGGACTTCCACAAGGTGACCTTGGTGATGTGTTCATCTTTGTCGACCCTAACAACGCCAACCGGTTAGTCGTCGCGATGGGGGTCAATGGTTTTGCCATTCCGGCCGTGCGGGGAAGCTATAGTTTCTCATCAAACTTCCTGTATCAGTTCAAGTTTGACAATAACGGGGACTTCAAGGAAGACCTTGTAATTCAAGGCTTATTCACGGGCAGTGGGGCAGGACAGACTGTGCGCGTTCTTGGTCCGTCCGCACCGAAAAGGACAGGGGCAACAAATCGCGTGCTTGGAGGTGCCCCTGAAGTATCGGGAGGAGTCGGGCAAAACCTGGGTGATGCAAACGCGACTCAGGTCTTTTTTGGTCTGACTGATGATGCTTTTAACTTCGATGCCGGTCAGTTTAACCGTATCTTGGGTGCCTCTCAGGACCTTTTCCGCGGAGTAACAAGCCCTGTCCTTGGTCCGCTGCGGGGACGACCTACTCGTGATGATGGAACAAGCGGAGTGGATGCTTTCGGTGGAATCAATGCATCCATGCTCGTCGTTTCATTCCCGAAAGCTCTTGTTCGTGGTGCAAATGCAACGCTCAATTTTTGGGGAACAGTCAGTCGCCCGACCGATAGTGAGGCCAAGACGCCACTGAATGGGAGATTCGTTCAGTTTGAACGTACGGGGTTGCCAGCGATTTCTACGGTGTTTGTTCCGCAAGCACGACGTGATGAGTTCAACAACGCCATTCCCGAGGAAGATCTCGCGAAGTTTGGCTCATTGATTCCAGATGCGCTGACGACAACGGATACCGATAGCACGGGGAACACCATTGCCGGTCGTGCAACCTTGCTCACCCAACTTGGAGTGACAGCACTTCCCGGAGGGGCCCCGCTCTTGCTGCCTGATAGCTTCGGCAATACAGATAAAGACTTTCTGCGCAAAGCCCTTCTTCCCGATGTGCTGCGCTTTGATATGGACCGGCCATCGGCCGCTCTTGATATTGGCGTGCTAGGAATCTCTAACGGACGTCGCCCCCAAGATGATGTCATTGATCTAGAATTGCGCCTCCTCCGTCAGCTTGCTGATGTGAAGTTTCCCGATGGGTCGAACGTGCCTGGGAGCGGACCGCGGGGAAATCGTGTCGCACTGGATTGTTCAACGCTCCCGAGCTGTCCCGATCGCCGTGTCTTAGTCGTTTTGCAAGGCACTGACTTTATCGAGGCGGATGAGGATATCGCTGATCTGTCAGAAGGCGGCAATGAGCGTGATTATCCTAACCCCTATGTCTTCCCGTTCTTTGCCTCTGCGCATCCGTTCCCTGGCTCTCCCGGAACCACCGGTTTTCCTGAGCAGCAGTAA